Proteins encoded within one genomic window of Kibdelosporangium phytohabitans:
- a CDS encoding S8 family serine peptidase, which translates to MHKRLVGRTAVVAVLASGLSVLPAAADPVAAAGKTEPPKTVTLITGDKVTVTKQNGTWDARIEPAKRVGERVSFVKSVTAKGVTVIPSTVIPRIHSGALDRALFDVTKLIDLGYDDARTSEIPLLVESPAAKALGKVTRDLPRAKMSAVAVPKQQAREQITTSAPGRIWLNGKAFPTLDQSVPQVGGPVAWQAGQTGAGAKIAVLDTGYDPKHPDLAGIVKGEKDFTGEGIKDTNGHGTHVASTAAGRGGRYTGVAKGADLVIGKVCTASGCPFDAILEGMQWAADSGAKVVNMSLGAGASDGTGPLDTAINRISAEKGTLFVVASGNYGPSTRVGTPAAADAALAVASVSKQDKFSTFSQPGPRVKDNALKPDIAAPGEDVVAARAEGTLANEAVDEHHAKLTGTSMATPHVAGAAAILAAQHPDWTGRQIKAALMSSAKPVDATVFQQGAGRLDIGRAVKQTLVPSVGSLSLGVVRFPHTQPLEGKQITYRNNGTTPVVLKLSTDVAAFKVSAAELTVPPNGEASTTVTFDHTSVPLGVHSGRLAATSGDVVVQTPVGAYKEPESYDLTAKFVDRDGNNPQQGLTSYAIWIRLDAGDDAFDVLVDNQTARLPKGRYAVAGSIQTPIPGQVTPSVTSAAEPTIDLTKDATVTLDARKGKKVTVRTDEKDARMTPSTTGMAVATGPGGYGVGYYSLKTDDDYTVPGTGNHPHFTYFDRIRMERPAVRLTVDKPESFEVPVEWITASPTTTDMRALTAVDVGHATPVEIAARDLKGKLAVFTLDSAEGVEYNARVQAIADAGANSALFHFSGSAIRIMGPTPIPVAVTIRPEGARLAKLGTASVTLTGNPPSPYHYELAYPSHGSMPATVDYQARARDLATVRTTYRANSDGQTGYVDMQATDRSILLDASIDITQIPLPLERTEYFSPVSWLTGFVTFAPGGEPTEYLGTRAFKAGEKATVDWGKSVAGPGITGVDSRFRPSRLVARSGDVITAKLPLFSDSAGHAGFSWSDFGDTGDTVLCSGGKEIGRSGQPGEGRFTVPAAAADYRLTAQVRRNHPAWPLSTSVSAEWTFRSAHTAADTPLPLITVAFDPKVDLTNHAPAGAVAAIPVRVDRQAGAQGGKAEPRKVEVSVDDGKTWRAVPLLRVNDSWWVMVQNPKSGFVSLRANASDSDGNTVAQTIIRAYRVT; encoded by the coding sequence GTGCACAAACGACTAGTTGGCCGCACGGCGGTCGTCGCCGTGCTGGCCAGCGGTTTGTCGGTTCTGCCCGCTGCCGCGGATCCAGTCGCGGCGGCGGGGAAGACGGAACCGCCGAAAACCGTCACGCTGATCACCGGCGACAAAGTCACCGTGACCAAGCAGAACGGCACCTGGGATGCCAGGATCGAACCGGCCAAACGAGTCGGTGAGCGGGTCAGCTTCGTCAAGTCCGTGACCGCCAAGGGCGTCACGGTCATCCCGTCGACCGTGATCCCGCGGATCCATTCGGGCGCGCTGGACCGCGCGTTGTTCGACGTGACCAAGCTGATCGACCTCGGTTACGACGATGCCCGCACGTCTGAGATCCCGCTGCTGGTGGAGTCGCCGGCGGCGAAGGCGCTCGGCAAGGTCACGCGGGACCTGCCACGAGCGAAGATGTCCGCTGTGGCAGTGCCGAAACAGCAGGCACGCGAGCAGATCACCACGTCGGCACCGGGCAGGATCTGGCTCAACGGCAAGGCCTTCCCCACGCTGGACCAGAGTGTCCCGCAGGTCGGCGGCCCGGTCGCGTGGCAGGCCGGGCAGACCGGCGCGGGGGCGAAGATCGCGGTCCTGGACACCGGCTACGACCCCAAGCACCCCGATCTGGCCGGGATCGTCAAGGGCGAGAAGGACTTCACCGGCGAAGGCATCAAGGACACCAACGGACACGGTACGCACGTGGCGTCGACGGCCGCCGGTCGCGGCGGCAGGTACACGGGCGTCGCCAAGGGGGCCGATCTGGTGATCGGCAAGGTCTGCACGGCGAGCGGGTGCCCGTTCGACGCGATCCTGGAAGGCATGCAGTGGGCTGCCGACAGCGGCGCGAAGGTCGTGAACATGAGCCTGGGGGCCGGTGCGAGCGACGGAACCGGTCCGCTCGACACCGCCATCAACCGCATCTCGGCCGAGAAGGGCACGCTGTTCGTTGTCGCGTCGGGGAACTACGGCCCTTCCACGCGCGTCGGCACGCCCGCAGCGGCGGATGCGGCGCTGGCCGTGGCCAGCGTGAGCAAGCAGGACAAGTTCAGCACGTTCAGCCAGCCCGGCCCGAGGGTCAAGGACAACGCACTCAAGCCGGACATCGCCGCGCCGGGTGAGGACGTCGTCGCCGCGCGAGCCGAGGGCACGCTGGCGAACGAAGCCGTCGACGAGCACCACGCCAAGCTGACCGGAACGTCCATGGCGACTCCGCATGTCGCCGGCGCGGCGGCGATTCTGGCCGCGCAGCACCCGGACTGGACTGGCCGGCAGATCAAGGCGGCGTTGATGTCCAGTGCCAAGCCGGTGGACGCGACGGTGTTCCAGCAGGGCGCGGGGCGGCTCGACATCGGCCGAGCGGTGAAGCAGACGCTTGTCCCCAGCGTGGGCAGCCTGAGCCTCGGCGTGGTCAGGTTCCCGCACACCCAGCCACTCGAAGGCAAGCAGATCACGTACAGGAACAACGGCACCACGCCGGTCGTGCTGAAGCTGAGCACCGATGTCGCGGCGTTCAAGGTGAGCGCGGCCGAGTTGACCGTGCCCCCCAACGGCGAAGCCAGTACGACGGTCACGTTCGACCACACCAGCGTGCCTCTCGGCGTCCACAGCGGAAGGCTGGCCGCCACGAGCGGCGACGTCGTCGTTCAGACACCGGTCGGGGCGTACAAGGAACCCGAGAGCTACGACCTCACGGCGAAGTTCGTCGACCGTGACGGCAACAACCCGCAGCAGGGCTTGACGAGCTACGCCATCTGGATCCGCCTCGACGCCGGTGACGACGCCTTCGACGTACTGGTCGACAACCAGACTGCCCGGTTGCCCAAGGGCCGTTACGCCGTGGCGGGTTCGATCCAGACACCGATTCCCGGCCAGGTCACGCCGTCGGTCACGAGTGCCGCCGAACCGACGATCGACCTGACCAAGGACGCGACAGTCACGTTGGACGCGCGCAAGGGCAAGAAGGTCACCGTGCGGACCGACGAGAAAGACGCCCGGATGACGCCCAGCACAACGGGAATGGCGGTCGCGACCGGCCCCGGCGGGTACGGTGTCGGCTACTACAGCCTGAAAACTGATGACGACTACACCGTGCCGGGAACGGGAAACCACCCGCATTTCACGTACTTCGACCGGATCAGGATGGAACGCCCCGCGGTCCGGCTGACGGTGGACAAGCCCGAGTCGTTCGAAGTACCGGTCGAGTGGATCACGGCCTCACCCACCACGACGGACATGCGTGCGTTGACCGCGGTGGATGTCGGTCACGCCACGCCCGTCGAGATCGCCGCCCGTGACCTCAAGGGCAAACTGGCGGTGTTCACGCTGGACAGTGCGGAGGGCGTGGAGTACAACGCGCGGGTGCAGGCGATCGCCGACGCGGGCGCGAACTCGGCGCTGTTCCACTTCTCCGGCAGCGCGATCCGGATCATGGGGCCGACACCGATCCCGGTCGCGGTGACGATCCGCCCGGAAGGCGCACGGCTGGCGAAGCTGGGCACGGCGTCGGTCACGCTGACCGGCAACCCACCCAGCCCGTACCACTACGAGCTGGCGTACCCGAGCCACGGAAGCATGCCGGCCACTGTGGACTACCAGGCACGGGCCCGTGACCTGGCCACCGTCCGGACGACATACCGGGCGAACAGCGACGGCCAGACGGGGTACGTCGACATGCAGGCCACCGACCGCTCGATCCTGTTGGACGCCTCGATCGACATCACCCAGATCCCGTTGCCGCTGGAGCGAACCGAGTACTTCTCCCCGGTGTCATGGCTGACGGGGTTCGTCACGTTCGCACCGGGCGGTGAGCCGACCGAATACCTCGGCACGCGCGCGTTCAAGGCAGGTGAGAAGGCCACGGTGGACTGGGGGAAGTCGGTGGCCGGCCCGGGGATCACCGGCGTGGACAGCAGGTTCCGGCCGTCGCGGCTGGTGGCGCGGTCCGGTGACGTGATCACGGCGAAGCTGCCGTTGTTCTCGGACTCGGCTGGACATGCCGGGTTCTCGTGGTCCGACTTCGGGGACACGGGTGACACCGTGCTGTGCTCCGGCGGCAAGGAGATCGGCCGCAGCGGCCAGCCCGGCGAGGGGCGTTTCACGGTCCCGGCGGCTGCCGCCGACTACCGTCTGACCGCCCAGGTCCGACGCAACCACCCGGCGTGGCCGTTGTCCACATCGGTCAGTGCTGAGTGGACTTTCCGGTCAGCGCACACCGCTGCCGACACGCCACTGCCGTTGATCACGGTTGCCTTCGACCCGAAGGTGGACCTGACCAACCACGCGCCAGCGGGCGCGGTGGCAGCGATCCCTGTGCGAGTCGACCGTCAAGCCGGTGCACAGGGCGGCAAAGCAGAACCGCGCAAGGTCGAAGTGTCCGTCGACGACGGGAAAACCTGGCGCGCGGTACCGCTGTTGCGCGTCAACGACTCATGGTGGGTGATGGTCCAGAACCCGAAGTCCGGCTTCGTGTCATTGCGTGCCAACGCGTCAGACAGCGACGGCAACACCGTAGCCCAGACGATCATCCGAGCCTACCGCGTGACGTAA
- a CDS encoding acyl-CoA dehydrogenase family protein produces MINLEIPKKFGALVNQAHQAAAEIFRPNSRKYDIAEHEYPKELDIFAALLDGMNSSGEGGAGAGSVRRTEKSNQVRNGANMSIVLGAIELCWGDVGFLLSMPRQGLGNAAIASVANEEQLARFGKLWASMAITEPDTGSDSANIKTTAVKDGDDYIINGEKIFVTAGERSDAVVVWATLDKALGRAAIKSFVVEKGTPGMEVVRLENKLGIRASDTAVIQFTDCRVPAANLLGDPDISQGFAGVMQTFDNTRPLVAAMAIGLARAALEETSKLLAEAGVEVDYDKPANQQHAAAATYLGLEADWEAANLLTLKAAWMADNSKPNSLEASEAKAKAGRVVTELTLKCVELCGSIGYSEHTLLEKWARDSKILDIFEGTQQIQQLIVARRLLGKSSAELK; encoded by the coding sequence GTGATCAACCTCGAGATCCCGAAGAAGTTCGGTGCGTTGGTCAACCAGGCGCACCAGGCCGCCGCCGAGATCTTCCGGCCGAACTCGCGCAAGTACGACATCGCCGAGCACGAGTACCCGAAGGAACTCGACATCTTCGCGGCCCTGCTGGACGGCATGAACTCGTCCGGTGAGGGCGGCGCCGGTGCCGGTTCGGTGCGGCGCACGGAGAAGTCCAACCAGGTCCGCAACGGCGCCAACATGTCCATTGTGCTCGGTGCGATCGAGCTGTGCTGGGGCGACGTCGGCTTCCTGCTGTCCATGCCGCGCCAGGGCCTCGGCAACGCGGCGATCGCGTCGGTGGCCAACGAGGAGCAGCTGGCCAGGTTCGGCAAACTGTGGGCGTCGATGGCGATCACCGAACCGGACACCGGCTCGGACTCGGCCAACATCAAGACCACCGCCGTCAAGGACGGCGACGACTACATCATCAACGGCGAGAAGATCTTCGTCACCGCCGGTGAACGCTCCGACGCCGTGGTCGTGTGGGCCACTCTGGACAAGGCACTCGGCCGCGCGGCGATCAAGTCCTTCGTGGTGGAGAAGGGCACGCCGGGTATGGAAGTGGTCCGGCTGGAGAACAAGCTCGGCATCCGCGCGTCGGACACGGCGGTCATCCAGTTCACCGACTGCCGGGTGCCCGCGGCGAACCTGCTCGGCGACCCGGACATCAGCCAGGGTTTCGCGGGCGTCATGCAGACGTTCGACAACACCCGGCCACTGGTCGCCGCGATGGCGATCGGTCTGGCACGGGCGGCGCTCGAGGAGACGTCCAAGCTCCTGGCCGAAGCCGGTGTCGAGGTCGACTACGACAAACCCGCCAACCAGCAGCACGCCGCAGCGGCGACGTACCTCGGTCTCGAAGCGGACTGGGAAGCGGCCAACCTGTTGACGCTCAAGGCCGCGTGGATGGCGGACAACTCGAAGCCGAACTCGCTGGAAGCCTCCGAGGCGAAGGCGAAAGCGGGCCGGGTCGTCACCGAGCTGACCCTCAAGTGCGTCGAGCTCTGCGGCTCCATCGGCTACTCCGAGCACACCCTGCTGGAGAAGTGGGCGCGCGACTCCAAGATCCTGGACATCTTCGAAGGCACGCAGCAGATCCAGCAGTTGATCGTGGCCCGCCGCCTGCTCGGAAAATCCTCCGCCGAACTGAAATGA
- a CDS encoding acyl-CoA dehydrogenase family protein, whose amino-acid sequence MGIALAVLNRIAGARLVRRFGLEKPIERGVFHATRTGFRTLGAATRSFQAVSKLGKPARLPSAPERGLFDLTPDEDQRMIRDTVAEFATEQLRPAAAEADTACKPPAELLSTSAELGLAMLGVPEELGGAGSERSTVSGALIAEALAHGDMGLAVACLAPSAVSNALVLWGDGDQQAMYLPAFVGDNVPAAALAILEPRPLFDPFALKTTARRTPEGYRIEGVKSLVPRAAEAELFVVAAELDGTPALFIVESTDVQIEAEPAMGLRAAAMGRLVLDNVTVPRTALLGGGAKEVYADCVRLSRLGWCALAVGTAQAVLDYVIPYVNERVAFGEPVSHRQSVAFKVADIGIELDGMRLVTYRAAARAEQGLPFAREVGLARKLCADKGMVIGSDGVQLLGGHGFVKEHPVERWYRDLRAVGLMEGAVLL is encoded by the coding sequence ATGGGGATCGCGCTCGCGGTGCTCAACCGGATCGCCGGCGCACGGCTCGTGCGGCGGTTCGGCCTGGAAAAGCCCATCGAGCGGGGGGTGTTCCACGCGACGCGGACCGGCTTCCGCACGCTGGGTGCCGCGACCCGCTCGTTCCAGGCCGTCAGCAAGCTCGGCAAGCCCGCCCGGTTGCCCTCCGCGCCCGAGCGCGGCCTGTTCGACCTGACACCGGACGAAGACCAGCGGATGATCCGGGACACGGTCGCCGAGTTCGCCACCGAGCAACTCCGCCCGGCCGCCGCCGAGGCCGACACGGCGTGCAAGCCACCGGCCGAACTGCTCAGCACCTCCGCCGAACTGGGGCTTGCCATGCTCGGCGTGCCGGAGGAACTCGGCGGGGCGGGCAGCGAACGATCCACAGTGTCCGGTGCGTTGATCGCCGAAGCCCTCGCCCACGGCGACATGGGCCTGGCAGTCGCGTGCCTGGCGCCGTCGGCCGTGAGCAACGCGCTGGTGCTGTGGGGCGACGGGGACCAGCAAGCGATGTACCTCCCGGCTTTCGTCGGCGACAACGTGCCCGCCGCCGCGCTCGCGATCCTGGAGCCCCGGCCGCTGTTCGACCCGTTCGCGCTCAAGACGACCGCGCGCCGGACGCCGGAGGGCTACCGCATCGAAGGCGTGAAGTCTCTGGTACCCAGGGCGGCCGAGGCCGAACTGTTCGTGGTCGCGGCCGAACTGGACGGCACGCCCGCCCTGTTCATCGTCGAGTCCACCGACGTGCAGATCGAAGCCGAACCCGCGATGGGCCTGCGCGCGGCAGCCATGGGCCGTCTCGTGCTGGACAACGTCACGGTCCCGCGCACGGCACTGCTTGGTGGCGGCGCGAAAGAGGTCTACGCCGACTGCGTGCGGCTGTCCCGGCTCGGCTGGTGCGCGCTCGCTGTCGGCACGGCGCAGGCTGTGCTCGACTACGTCATCCCCTACGTCAACGAGCGTGTCGCGTTCGGCGAGCCGGTCAGCCACCGGCAGAGCGTGGCGTTCAAGGTCGCCGACATCGGCATCGAACTCGACGGGATGCGGCTGGTGACGTATCGCGCCGCCGCCCGCGCCGAACAGGGCCTGCCGTTCGCCCGTGAGGTCGGGCTGGCGCGCAAGCTCTGCGCGGACAAGGGAATGGTGATCGGCAGCGACGGCGTGCAGCTGCTCGGCGGGCACGGATTCGTCAAGGAGCATCCGGTGGAGCGGTGGTATCGCGACTTGCGAGCCGTCGGCCTGATGGAAGGGGCGGTGCTGCTGTGA
- the kstD gene encoding 3-oxosteroid 1-dehydrogenase has protein sequence MAGATRRSVLAGAGLAVLATPAEASESDVVVVGAGAAGMTAALTAAKRGLRTVVIEKASTYGGSAARSGAGIWIPNNSVILAAGVPDTPQKAAAYMSAVVGATVPLVRQQAFLQHGPAMPNFVMANSPLRFRWMEGCSDYYPELPGDMPNGRSIEPDMLDGKTLGAELARLNPSYIPTPPGLVVFSADYKWLNLAAANAKGFAVAAECAARATAAALAGKKPLTMGQALAGGLRAGLQQAGVPVLLNTPLTELHVENGVVKGVVTPQGLTRATRGVIIGSGGFEHNAPMRARYQRQPTGWSVGAKANTGDGILAGQRLGAALDLMDDAWWGPAIPLPDQPYFCLAERTLPGGLMINQAGRWFVNEAAPYGDVVHVMYDKAMVPAWLIIDQNYRNRYLFKDVAPSLPFPQSWYDSGAVVKAPTIEALAAAISVPPATLRATVARFNGFALAGRDRDFWRGDSAYDHYYTDPAVLPSSSLSSLWLPPFYAFKIVPGDLGTKGGMRTDAQARVLRADGSVIGGLFAAGNASAAVMGTSYTGAGATIGPAMTFGFIAANAV, from the coding sequence ATGGCTGGGGCGACACGAAGAAGTGTGCTCGCGGGAGCGGGTCTGGCAGTCCTCGCCACACCCGCGGAAGCGTCAGAGTCGGATGTAGTAGTCGTAGGAGCGGGAGCGGCAGGCATGACTGCCGCGCTGACAGCGGCGAAACGCGGCCTGCGAACAGTAGTGATCGAAAAGGCCTCAACGTACGGAGGTTCGGCGGCCAGGTCGGGAGCGGGTATCTGGATCCCGAACAACAGCGTGATCCTTGCCGCCGGAGTCCCCGACACCCCGCAGAAGGCCGCCGCGTACATGTCGGCGGTCGTCGGTGCGACGGTCCCCCTCGTACGCCAGCAAGCCTTTCTCCAGCACGGCCCGGCGATGCCGAACTTCGTGATGGCCAACAGCCCGCTGCGGTTCCGCTGGATGGAGGGTTGCAGCGACTACTACCCGGAGCTTCCGGGAGACATGCCCAACGGCCGATCGATCGAGCCGGACATGCTGGACGGCAAGACCCTCGGTGCCGAACTGGCGAGGCTGAACCCGAGCTACATCCCGACGCCGCCAGGCCTGGTGGTGTTCAGCGCGGACTACAAGTGGCTGAACCTGGCCGCTGCCAACGCGAAGGGATTCGCGGTCGCCGCGGAATGCGCCGCACGCGCAACCGCCGCCGCGCTCGCCGGTAAGAAACCCCTGACCATGGGCCAAGCGCTTGCTGGTGGGCTGCGTGCGGGTCTTCAGCAAGCCGGCGTCCCTGTCCTGCTGAACACGCCCCTGACCGAACTGCACGTGGAAAACGGCGTGGTGAAAGGGGTCGTCACGCCACAAGGCCTGACCCGCGCCACTCGTGGGGTGATCATCGGCTCCGGCGGATTCGAGCACAACGCGCCCATGCGCGCCCGGTATCAACGTCAGCCGACCGGCTGGTCAGTCGGAGCCAAGGCGAACACCGGTGACGGGATCCTTGCCGGACAACGACTCGGCGCGGCGCTGGACCTGATGGACGACGCGTGGTGGGGTCCGGCGATCCCGCTGCCGGACCAGCCCTACTTCTGCCTGGCCGAGCGCACGCTCCCGGGTGGACTGATGATCAACCAAGCCGGGCGGTGGTTCGTCAACGAGGCAGCGCCGTACGGCGACGTCGTGCATGTCATGTACGACAAGGCGATGGTCCCGGCATGGCTGATCATCGACCAGAACTACCGCAACCGGTACCTGTTCAAGGACGTGGCGCCGTCGCTGCCGTTCCCGCAGTCCTGGTACGACTCCGGTGCGGTGGTGAAGGCGCCGACGATCGAGGCCCTGGCCGCGGCGATCAGCGTTCCGCCCGCGACCCTGCGGGCGACGGTCGCCAGGTTCAACGGGTTCGCCCTTGCTGGGCGTGACCGGGACTTCTGGCGTGGTGACAGCGCCTACGACCACTACTACACGGATCCCGCTGTGCTGCCGTCGTCCAGCCTGTCGTCATTGTGGCTGCCGCCGTTCTACGCCTTCAAGATCGTTCCCGGTGACCTCGGCACCAAGGGCGGGATGCGAACGGACGCGCAGGCGCGCGTGCTGCGCGCGGACGGTTCGGTGATCGGTGGGCTGTTCGCCGCGGGCAACGCCAGCGCCGCCGTGATGGGCACCAGCTACACCGGAGCCGGGGCGACGATCGGTCCGGCGATGACCTTCGGGTTCATCGCCGCCAACGCCGTCTGA
- a CDS encoding alpha/beta fold hydrolase, with protein MVSVSAAASNVLDKVFNGGVADLRPTPRVLVDHGPNRWVYRMTGDASGDPVLLVPPLAAPALCFDLRRGCSLAEHLVEQGRPTYLVDYGSVSFSDRGLGIEHWIDEVLPRAIRAASKDAGGRPVHVVAWCLGGILSLLTTADQADLPIASLTTVASPIDFTAIPLVAPARPLVELTGGWVLTAPYRLLGGAPRQLVRWAFQLSSVDKYVTKPLALLTHLDDKEFLAQIEAVDRFMDNMVAYPGRTFGQIYHRFFRGNDLHDGVVDVEGRLISLAEIKVPVLVLAGATDGIAPEPAVRRLTRLLDKAPEVRFEVCPGGHLGVLTGRSARDTTWKVIDSFLSSHAQQ; from the coding sequence ATGGTGAGTGTTTCGGCAGCAGCTTCGAACGTGTTGGACAAGGTGTTCAACGGCGGCGTCGCGGACCTGCGGCCGACGCCGCGGGTCCTGGTCGACCACGGTCCCAACCGGTGGGTCTACCGGATGACCGGTGACGCCTCCGGCGACCCGGTGCTGCTCGTACCGCCGTTGGCCGCGCCCGCGCTGTGCTTCGACCTGCGCCGCGGCTGCAGCCTGGCCGAGCATCTTGTCGAGCAGGGCAGGCCGACGTACCTGGTGGACTACGGCTCAGTCAGCTTCTCCGACCGCGGCCTGGGTATCGAGCACTGGATCGACGAGGTCCTGCCGCGGGCGATCCGCGCGGCCAGCAAGGACGCGGGCGGGCGGCCGGTGCACGTCGTGGCGTGGTGCCTCGGCGGCATCCTGTCCCTGCTGACCACCGCCGACCAGGCCGACCTGCCGATCGCGTCGCTGACCACGGTCGCGAGCCCGATCGACTTCACCGCGATCCCCCTGGTCGCGCCCGCGCGCCCGCTCGTGGAGCTGACCGGCGGCTGGGTGCTGACCGCGCCGTACCGTCTGCTCGGCGGTGCGCCGAGGCAGCTGGTGCGGTGGGCGTTCCAGTTGAGCTCGGTGGACAAGTACGTCACCAAGCCGTTGGCGCTGCTGACGCACCTCGACGACAAGGAATTCCTGGCGCAGATCGAGGCGGTAGATCGCTTCATGGACAACATGGTCGCTTACCCGGGAAGGACGTTCGGCCAGATCTACCACCGCTTCTTCCGCGGCAACGACCTGCACGACGGCGTAGTCGATGTTGAGGGCAGGCTGATCTCGTTGGCGGAGATCAAGGTCCCGGTGCTGGTGCTCGCCGGTGCGACGGACGGGATCGCGCCGGAGCCCGCCGTCCGCAGGCTGACCCGGCTGCTGGACAAGGCGCCGGAGGTGAGGTTCGAAGTGTGCCCAGGGGGTCACCTCGGTGTGCTGACTGGTCGCAGTGCGAGGGATACGACGTGGAAGGTGATCGATTCCTTCCTCTCGTCGCATGCCCAGCAGTGA
- a CDS encoding succinic semialdehyde dehydrogenase, giving the protein MISDALVARLCDRVSAASADTAGTVDVYNGGTLAKVPRSSPRDVADAVEAARQVQRLWAGVAVADRVAIFERFHALLLRHTDELLDILQAETGKSRRDAFLEVSAPLVTVGYYARKAPKLLAPRRREGMVPGLVKTVELRAPKGVVGIITPWNYPFALAFTDLIPALIAGNAVVLKPDTQTALCTLYGVDLLYQAGLPHGLLRVVIGDGPVVGSAIVDTADYIGFTGSTRTGREVAARAGHRLVGCSLELGGKNPLLVLSDASVGKAVAGAVQTCFSNSGQLCMSPERLFVHTAVYDDFTQRFVNEVAKMNLAATFDYSADMGSLTSQRQLETVTRHVEDARAKGATVLTGGKPRPELGPFFYEPTVLTDVTPEMLCYDNETFGPVVAVYRVVDDAEAIERANATSYGLNASVYSKSVPHAEQVAARLKAGTVNINDGHVVGFGSADAPMGGMKDSGVGRRNGIEGLLKYTEAQNVSVQRVPLSTPPRWLPFGWYAKGMQALLRTVRKAGIR; this is encoded by the coding sequence ATGATCAGCGACGCGTTGGTCGCCAGGCTGTGCGACCGGGTCTCAGCCGCCTCGGCGGACACCGCGGGCACGGTGGACGTCTACAACGGCGGCACGCTGGCCAAGGTGCCGCGCTCGTCGCCGCGGGACGTGGCTGACGCTGTCGAGGCCGCGCGGCAGGTGCAGCGGCTGTGGGCGGGTGTCGCGGTCGCCGACCGGGTCGCGATCTTCGAACGGTTCCACGCCCTGTTGCTGCGGCACACCGACGAACTGCTCGACATCCTGCAGGCCGAGACGGGGAAGTCACGGCGTGACGCGTTTCTCGAAGTGTCCGCGCCGCTGGTCACGGTCGGCTACTACGCCCGCAAGGCCCCGAAGCTGCTGGCGCCGCGTCGCCGGGAAGGCATGGTTCCCGGGTTGGTGAAGACCGTGGAACTGCGCGCGCCCAAGGGTGTCGTCGGGATCATCACGCCGTGGAACTACCCGTTCGCGCTGGCGTTCACCGACCTGATCCCCGCGTTGATCGCTGGGAACGCGGTGGTGCTCAAGCCGGACACGCAGACCGCGCTGTGCACTTTGTACGGTGTCGATCTGCTGTACCAGGCCGGCCTGCCGCACGGGCTGCTGCGCGTGGTGATCGGTGACGGGCCGGTCGTCGGTAGTGCCATTGTGGACACTGCCGACTACATCGGGTTCACCGGTTCGACGCGCACCGGCCGTGAGGTCGCGGCCCGCGCCGGGCATCGCCTCGTGGGCTGTTCGCTCGAACTCGGCGGCAAGAACCCGTTGCTGGTGCTGTCGGACGCGAGTGTCGGCAAAGCTGTGGCCGGTGCCGTGCAGACGTGCTTCTCCAACTCCGGCCAGCTCTGCATGTCGCCTGAGCGCTTGTTCGTGCACACCGCCGTGTACGACGACTTCACGCAGCGGTTCGTCAACGAGGTGGCCAAGATGAACCTCGCGGCGACGTTCGACTACAGCGCGGACATGGGCTCGCTGACCTCCCAGCGGCAGCTGGAAACGGTGACGCGGCACGTCGAAGACGCGCGTGCCAAGGGCGCGACCGTGCTGACCGGCGGCAAACCACGGCCGGAGCTCGGCCCGTTCTTCTACGAGCCAACGGTGTTGACGGACGTCACGCCGGAGATGCTCTGCTACGACAACGAAACCTTCGGTCCGGTTGTGGCGGTCTACCGCGTGGTGGACGACGCGGAGGCGATCGAACGCGCCAACGCCACTTCCTACGGGCTGAACGCCAGCGTCTACAGCAAATCCGTGCCGCACGCCGAGCAAGTCGCTGCGCGGCTCAAAGCGGGCACAGTGAACATCAACGACGGTCACGTGGTCGGGTTCGGCAGCGCGGACGCGCCGATGGGCGGCATGAAGGACTCCGGGGTCGGACGGCGGAACGGAATCGAAGGGCTGCTGAAGTACACCGAGGCGCAGAACGTCTCGGTGCAGCGCGTCCCGTTGTCCACACCGCCGAGGTGGCTGCCGTTCGGCTGGTACGCCAAGGGAATGCAGGCGTTGCTGCGGACCGTGCGCAAGGCCGGTATCCGGTGA